In Chitinispirillales bacterium, the following are encoded in one genomic region:
- the rplM gene encoding 50S ribosomal protein L13, with protein MKTVVINADSIQRKWFVVDAENVVLGRLASKLAYILMGKNKVNYSPNQDHGDYVIVINAEKVALTGNKEETKTYFRHSRYPGGEKIRPYKVQRELDASVIIKKAVHGMLPKNARGKAIERKLFVYAGNEHPHTAQKPENLFI; from the coding sequence ATGAAAACCGTTGTAATTAATGCAGATTCCATACAAAGAAAATGGTTTGTGGTAGATGCGGAAAATGTAGTGCTTGGAAGATTGGCTTCCAAATTGGCTTATATTCTTATGGGGAAAAACAAAGTAAATTATTCTCCTAATCAAGACCATGGCGATTATGTTATCGTAATTAACGCTGAAAAAGTCGCTTTGACCGGAAATAAAGAAGAAACGAAAACATATTTTCGACATTCGCGTTATCCAGGCGGCGAAAAGATTCGTCCTTATAAAGTTCAAAGAGAACTTGACGCGTCGGTGATTATTAAAAAGGCGGTGCACGGAATGCTTCCGAAGAATGCGCGCGGTAAGGCGATTGAGCGTAAATTGTTTGTTTATGCGGGGAATGAGCATCCGCACACGGCGCAGAAACCAGAAAATTTATTTATTTAA
- the rpsI gene encoding 30S ribosomal protein S9: protein MSDTIVTVGRRKSAVARVFLSKGSGKILVNGVDVSDYLKSETLRVNAQKPFTVLENEGDYDVKVNVCGGGLSGQAGAIRLGIARALVELNAENRPILKKAGLLTRDAREVERKKYGQAGARKKFQFSKR from the coding sequence TTGAGCGATACTATTGTTACGGTAGGAAGAAGAAAAAGTGCGGTCGCAAGGGTCTTTCTTAGTAAAGGAAGCGGTAAAATACTTGTGAACGGAGTCGATGTTTCCGACTATCTCAAAAGCGAAACGCTTCGCGTAAACGCCCAAAAGCCGTTTACGGTTTTAGAAAACGAGGGTGATTACGATGTGAAAGTCAACGTTTGCGGCGGCGGTTTGAGCGGCCAGGCGGGCGCGATTCGTTTGGGGATAGCGAGAGCGTTGGTCGAACTGAACGCGGAAAATCGTCCAATACTCAAAAAGGCGGGGCTTTTGACCCGTGACGCGCGTGAAGTCGAAAGAAAGAAATACGGCCAGGCGGGGGCGAGAAAAAAGTTCCAGTTCTCAAAGAGATAA